The proteins below come from a single Chryseobacterium bernardetii genomic window:
- a CDS encoding MFS transporter produces the protein MDNQPQKISVVEKVGYSLGDLAANLVFQTLVTYLTYFYTDIYGLKAEDASVITLTVGLIAGFGFNPLIGALADRTSSRWGKFRPWILFTAVPLGIAALLAFSTPHFSYQGKMIYAAVTYSLLLLLYASNNLPYAALSGVITGDMGERNSISSYRFVAVMFAQFFVQVFMLPIILYVGHGDKAQGIETVMTWLAVIGSVMLLITFFTTKERIIPKPEQKSSLKEDLKDLFQNRPWIIMLTVTAFIFITLAMKGGSYVYYFNNYVDENALKNFISPITAFFNSAGMNFFGEDPKSAGFGLFNAGGIVMMIVGITFSKKLADRFGKRDTFIASLFISTLFILFFIFYPPKAVGIMFLSQILHGFFYGISTPLLWAMIADVADYSEWKNNRRATAIIFSAMMVGLKVGLSIGSSLVALIIGKYGYISVHGSEQVIQPETVAAGAKMLVSIFPSIPFFIACGLLLFYKINKEMEVQIEKDLAERRK, from the coding sequence ATGGATAATCAGCCACAAAAAATATCGGTAGTAGAAAAAGTAGGGTATAGCTTGGGAGATTTGGCGGCCAACCTTGTTTTTCAGACCTTAGTGACCTACCTGACCTATTTTTATACGGATATTTACGGACTCAAAGCAGAAGATGCCTCTGTCATCACCCTTACCGTAGGTTTAATTGCCGGGTTTGGTTTTAATCCGCTTATCGGAGCGCTGGCAGACCGTACAAGTTCACGATGGGGAAAATTCCGTCCATGGATTTTATTTACCGCCGTACCACTTGGTATTGCAGCACTTTTAGCCTTCAGCACACCTCACTTTTCTTACCAGGGTAAAATGATTTATGCTGCAGTTACCTATTCATTATTATTGCTATTATATGCTTCCAATAATTTACCATATGCTGCATTGAGCGGTGTTATCACGGGAGATATGGGGGAAAGAAACAGTATTTCTTCGTACCGTTTTGTTGCCGTGATGTTTGCACAGTTTTTTGTACAGGTATTCATGCTTCCTATCATTTTATATGTAGGACACGGAGACAAAGCACAGGGAATCGAGACCGTTATGACATGGCTGGCTGTGATCGGATCCGTAATGTTACTGATTACCTTTTTTACCACCAAAGAAAGAATCATTCCCAAGCCGGAGCAGAAATCAAGTCTGAAAGAAGATTTAAAAGATTTATTCCAGAACAGGCCATGGATCATTATGCTTACCGTGACAGCATTTATATTTATCACGCTGGCCATGAAAGGAGGATCTTATGTATATTATTTTAACAACTATGTGGATGAGAATGCCCTGAAGAACTTTATTTCACCCATTACAGCATTCTTTAATTCTGCCGGTATGAATTTCTTCGGGGAAGATCCAAAGTCTGCAGGATTCGGATTGTTTAATGCAGGAGGAATTGTAATGATGATTGTAGGAATTACTTTCTCTAAAAAACTCGCAGACCGGTTTGGAAAAAGGGATACTTTTATCGCCTCATTATTTATTTCTACATTGTTTATCCTGTTCTTTATATTTTATCCTCCGAAAGCAGTGGGAATTATGTTCCTGTCACAGATTTTACACGGATTCTTTTACGGGATCAGCACTCCGCTTTTGTGGGCTATGATTGCTGATGTGGCCGATTATTCGGAATGGAAGAACAACCGCAGGGCAACGGCTATTATTTTCTCTGCCATGATGGTAGGATTGAAAGTGGGTCTCAGCATCGGAAGCTCTCTGGTAGCTTTGATCATTGGAAAATACGGATACATTTCAGTACACGGGAGCGAACAGGTTATTCAGCCTGAAACAGTGGCGGCAGGCGCCAAAATGCTTGTGAGTATTTTCCCGTCCATACCGTTTTTCATTGCGTGCGGGCTGCTTTTATTCTACAAAATCAATAAAGAAATGGAAGTTCAGATTGAAAAAGATCTGGCTGAAAGAAGAAAATAA
- a CDS encoding endo-1,4-beta-xylanase, whose product MKRILIGLAALTASGLSAQKSDGTLKKAFQDKFYIGTAMSLPQIDGTDQKAAAIIKKQFSSVVAENCMKSMFLQPQEGKFFFDDADKFVDFGMKNNMFIIGHTLIWHSQLPKWFFTDKNGKDVSPEVLKQRMKNHITTVVSRYKGKVKGWDVVNEAILEDGTYRKSKFYEILGEDFIPLAFQYAQEADPNAELYYNDYNEWYPEKVKTVIAMVEKLKSRRIRIDGVGMQAHVGMDNPSIDEYEKAILAYSNAGVKVNITELEISALPSPWGSSANVSDTVAYQKEVNPYTKGLPKEVEMKWENRYLDFFSLFLKHKDKIRRVTLWGVTDKQSWKNDFPVKGRTDYPLLFDRKDQEKPVVQKIIKLAEKN is encoded by the coding sequence ATGAAACGTATTTTAATTGGTTTGGCGGCTCTTACCGCTTCCGGGCTGTCGGCACAGAAGTCTGATGGTACTTTAAAAAAAGCATTTCAAGATAAATTTTACATAGGAACTGCCATGAGCCTTCCCCAGATTGACGGGACAGATCAGAAAGCCGCAGCGATTATCAAAAAACAATTCAGCTCTGTTGTTGCTGAAAACTGTATGAAATCTATGTTCCTGCAGCCTCAGGAAGGAAAGTTTTTCTTTGATGACGCCGATAAATTTGTTGATTTCGGGATGAAAAACAATATGTTCATTATCGGACATACGCTAATCTGGCATTCCCAGCTTCCAAAATGGTTTTTTACAGATAAAAATGGAAAAGATGTTTCTCCGGAAGTATTGAAACAGCGCATGAAAAACCACATTACAACCGTAGTTTCCCGCTACAAAGGAAAAGTAAAAGGATGGGATGTGGTCAATGAGGCCATTCTTGAAGACGGAACTTACAGAAAAAGTAAATTTTACGAAATCCTGGGTGAAGATTTTATTCCTTTGGCATTTCAGTATGCACAGGAAGCCGATCCCAATGCAGAATTATATTACAACGATTATAATGAATGGTATCCTGAAAAGGTAAAAACAGTCATTGCAATGGTTGAAAAACTTAAATCAAGAAGAATCCGTATTGATGGAGTAGGAATGCAGGCCCATGTCGGGATGGATAACCCTTCTATCGATGAATATGAGAAAGCGATTCTGGCGTATTCCAATGCCGGAGTTAAAGTTAATATTACGGAGCTGGAAATTAGCGCACTGCCTTCTCCATGGGGCAGTTCTGCCAATGTTTCAGATACCGTTGCCTATCAGAAAGAAGTGAATCCTTACACCAAAGGACTTCCCAAAGAAGTAGAAATGAAATGGGAAAACCGTTACCTCGATTTCTTTAGCTTGTTTTTAAAACATAAAGATAAAATAAGAAGGGTGACCTTATGGGGAGTTACTGATAAGCAGTCCTGGAAAAATGATTTTCCGGTAAAAGGAAGAACAGATTACCCGTTACTATTTGACAGGAAAGATCAGGAGAAACCTGTAGTACAAAAAATAATAAAATTGGCAGAGAAAAATTAA
- a CDS encoding sialate O-acetylesterase: MKNRILYVLFFLAAICSFDAKVRLPALVSDGMILQRNQDLKIWGYADAGEKITVKFINKAFHTTADQNGNWSLMLPKFNAGGPYTMMINEITLKDILIGDVWVASGQSNMELPMRRLTPLYENEIKNANNQNIRFFTVPQKYNFKAPQNDLDGGKWESTNPQTILDFSGVAYFFAKELSEKNKVPVGIIHTSLGGSPVQAWMDEKSLKKYPEYLAEAEKWKNDGLIQSTESQERSLSKAWYAELDQSDIGFNQHWEKDNANDSGWKTMMVPGSWEDQEGSFDGSVWFRKEIILPKGVDQKTAFLNLGRIKDADITYINGVKVGNVTYEYPPRWYDIPKGVLKEGKNIITVRVINGSGKGQFIADKPYYLEIDGQKTDLKGEWKYKIGAKMEKMAPGQTFIRWKPVGLYNAMINPLINYKVKGFIWYQGESNTGKPKEYGDLLSTMISDWRSKWNKNDLPFFIVQLANFMEKKDEPLESNWAELREQQRQVSLNVPYSGLAVTIDVGEWNDIHPLNKKAVGDRLALQALKIGEGKKIIADGPVYQSMKTEGNTIIISFKPGTDDLVQGSLTGFAIQQKDGSYQWAKAEAKGNKVIVWNDQVTNPVNVRYDWADNPDGNLKNKSGLPASSFTTEKN; the protein is encoded by the coding sequence ATGAAAAACAGAATCCTATACGTATTATTTTTTCTTGCAGCCATTTGCAGTTTTGATGCAAAAGTAAGGCTGCCTGCTTTGGTTTCAGATGGAATGATTCTTCAGAGAAATCAGGATCTGAAGATCTGGGGATATGCAGATGCAGGAGAAAAAATTACGGTTAAATTTATCAATAAAGCGTTTCATACAACAGCGGACCAAAATGGAAACTGGTCTCTTATGCTTCCAAAGTTTAATGCCGGAGGTCCATATACTATGATGATTAATGAGATCACCCTTAAAGATATTCTTATTGGTGATGTGTGGGTAGCTTCAGGACAATCCAATATGGAACTTCCGATGCGGAGGCTCACACCTCTTTATGAAAATGAAATTAAAAACGCGAATAATCAGAATATAAGATTCTTCACGGTTCCGCAGAAATACAATTTTAAAGCTCCGCAAAATGATCTTGACGGAGGAAAATGGGAAAGTACCAATCCTCAGACTATTCTTGATTTTTCAGGAGTCGCTTATTTCTTTGCCAAAGAGCTGAGTGAAAAAAATAAAGTGCCTGTAGGAATCATTCATACCAGTCTGGGAGGCTCTCCGGTTCAGGCCTGGATGGATGAAAAATCCCTGAAAAAATACCCGGAATATCTTGCTGAAGCAGAAAAATGGAAAAATGATGGCCTGATACAATCTACCGAATCCCAGGAAAGATCATTAAGCAAAGCATGGTATGCGGAGCTGGATCAGAGTGATATTGGGTTCAATCAGCACTGGGAAAAAGATAACGCCAATGATTCCGGATGGAAGACCATGATGGTTCCGGGATCATGGGAAGATCAGGAAGGTTCGTTTGACGGTTCGGTATGGTTCCGTAAAGAAATTATCCTGCCAAAAGGAGTGGATCAGAAAACAGCATTTCTCAATCTGGGAAGAATAAAAGATGCTGATATTACCTACATCAATGGAGTAAAAGTAGGAAATGTAACCTACGAATATCCGCCGAGATGGTATGATATTCCGAAGGGTGTTTTAAAAGAAGGAAAGAATATCATTACGGTAAGGGTCATCAACGGCAGCGGAAAAGGACAGTTTATTGCTGATAAACCGTATTATCTGGAAATCGACGGACAAAAAACAGACCTTAAAGGCGAGTGGAAATATAAGATAGGAGCAAAAATGGAAAAAATGGCTCCCGGACAAACATTTATCCGCTGGAAACCGGTAGGACTTTACAATGCGATGATTAACCCGCTGATCAATTATAAAGTCAAAGGATTTATCTGGTACCAGGGTGAAAGCAATACAGGAAAACCAAAAGAATATGGAGATTTATTGTCAACAATGATCTCCGACTGGCGCTCAAAATGGAATAAGAATGATCTGCCGTTCTTCATTGTACAGCTGGCCAATTTTATGGAGAAAAAGGATGAGCCACTGGAAAGCAACTGGGCTGAGCTGAGAGAACAGCAAAGGCAGGTCTCTCTTAATGTTCCTTATTCAGGACTTGCGGTAACGATTGATGTGGGAGAATGGAATGACATCCATCCGCTCAATAAAAAAGCAGTAGGTGACAGACTTGCTTTACAGGCCCTGAAAATCGGGGAAGGCAAAAAAATCATAGCTGACGGACCCGTTTATCAGTCGATGAAAACAGAAGGAAATACCATTATCATATCCTTTAAACCCGGTACAGATGATCTGGTACAGGGAAGCCTTACAGGTTTTGCCATACAGCAGAAAGACGGCAGCTATCAGTGGGCAAAAGCAGAAGCGAAAGGAAATAAAGTGATAGTATGGAACGATCAGGTCACAAACCCTGTCAATGTACGCTACGACTGGGCAGACAACCCGGACGGCAATCTTAAAAATAAAAGCGGACTTCCTGCTTCATCTTTTACAACAGAAAAAAATTAA